The DNA sequence TGTGGTAGATACTCCTAACAGTTTGATTGAACGAGGTAAGTTGGAGGAAGGAAAAGCAGTTCTTAAAAGGATTCGTGGTGTTGACAATGTGGATCCAGAATTCTTAGAGATTGTTGAGGCAAGTCGGGTGGCTAAAGAAGTGAAGAATCCCTTCCAAAATCTCCTTAAGCGTAGGAACAGGCCACAACTGGTCATTGCAGTTATGATGCAGGTGTTCCAACAATTCACTGGCATCAATGCAGTCATGTTCTACGCCCCGGTTTTATTCCAGACCTTGGGTTTTAAAAGTGATGCTTCCCTCTACTCAGCGGTCATAACAGGAGCTGTCAACGTGCTATCAACCGTTGTATCAATCTACTTTGTTGACAAAGCTGGTCGCCGCATTCTCTTATTAGAAGCCGGTGTCCAGATGTTCCTTTCTCAATTGGTGGTTGCAATAGTTATGGGACTCAGAGTCCAGGAACACTCTAACAACCTTACTCCAGGCTTGGCAATCCTTGTAGTGGTTATGGTTTGTAGCTTTGTGTCTTCCTTTGCCTGGTCTTGGGGACCTCTTGGGTGGTTGATCCCTAGTGAGACATTCCCGCTGGAGGCTCGCTCAGCCGGCCAGAGTGTGACTGTGTGCATCAACATGCTCTTCACCTTTATTATAGCACAAGCCTTCCTCTCAATGCTTTGCCATATGAAGTTTGGCATTTTCTTGTTCTTCTGTGCTTGGGTCCTTGTCATGACAATCTTTGTCGTGTTCTTAATTCCTGAGACCAAGGGGGTCCCGATCGAAGAGATGTCTGAAAGAGTCTGGAAACAACATTGGTTCTGGAAGGGATTCATGGATGACTTTGAAGATGGTGCCAAGGCATATGCTTAAACTATGTTAATTACCTCCTATATTGATCTGCCTGGAGCTATATGAGATTTTACAAGATTCCGGACTCTGAGGCTTCCAAGTTCTTCTTTTAGTTCTACCAGCTTCCCAACACGAGCTCTCTCTGCATGCCaaatgtttgtttaattaattttttgagaGGTCTTATTTGAGCTTTATAAAATGTATTGTTGGAATTCCCCTTTGGATTGTATTCTTTCAATCCCTTTTCAAAAGTACTTTTCTTTTGCATTTTTCGTTTATCAATTCAATAGTCAGGTGGAACCCTTTTTCCCTTTAGTTTAGGTGTTCTTCttactttttaattttgtatgtaATGAATGGTTTGAAACCAAACTGAAACTGTTGAAACTGCACCGCATTGAACCAAACCTAACtaaatggtttggtttcatttcggttttggcttcaaaactaCATCAAACCAAACTGCAAAAAATTTCAGTTTCGGTCTCACTCTAAACTGCACCGAGCCAAactgtgcccacccctaatgtTGCTTGGAAGAGTGGTTCCGGTCGTGCTGGCTATGGTAGTGTGTTTCGGAATTTCAAAGACCGATTCCTTGGAGCTTTTTATTTTAACTTGGAAATTCCTAGCTCTGTTGTGGCATAGGTAATAGCAGTAATTCAAGCTATTGAATCAGCTTCAGTTCGTTATTGAACTTTTATTTGGTTCGAAATTGATTCTGCTTTGGTTCTTTATTTCTTGTGCTCTTCTTAATTGGTCTTAACAATTGAGAGTTGAGTGAAGGAATTGcttgtaacaaaaaaaaaaaaagttggacaTAACATAAAAAGTAGGGTGAAGTGTCAATTTAGTTCCTGAACTATCATCTCATTGAAAATTAGGTTCCTAAACtattttttgggtaaaataagtccctaaattgattaaaatttgctaatttcatccatactgttattatttttttggacaaattcATCTCTACttttatattcaaagctattttatccaattttcgtcaacttaagttatttgacacactttagagtgtaataTCGTCATTTTCTCACCTATAAGCCCTTATGATTTCATATAGATTGCGAATCTAACgtctaatttaccctccaaagttGACACCCCACACTATTTTTTTATGGAAATTATCAACCTttcaatgtgtatcacatgcaagtaatgtgacttaaattgacgaaAAATGAATATAGTAGATTTGAAtctaatattagggatgtaattggcaaATTTGTATAATTCAATGactgatttttctgaaaaaatagtttagggacctaattttcactcaaGTGGTAATTTAGGGACTAAATTGACAGTTCATCATAAAAAGTAAAAGACAGTCAtaaatgtaaaattttgatagcATATATGTAGTATGATATAAAATCACGTGAT is a window from the Malus domestica chromosome 16, GDT2T_hap1 genome containing:
- the LOC103443262 gene encoding sugar transport protein 13-like, yielding MAGGGFGASSGGEDFEAKITPLVIISCIMAASGGLMFGYDVGISGGVTSMPHFQKKFFPVVYRKTQESGLESNYCKYDNQGLQLFTSSLYLAALISTFFASYTTRSLGRKLTMLIAGIFFIAGTVFNAAAINLLMLIIGRILLGCGVGFANQAVPLFLSEIAPARIRGALNILFQLNITIGILFANLINYGTNKITGGYGWRVSLGLAGIPAGLLTLGSLIVVDTPNSLIERGKLEEGKAVLKRIRGVDNVDPEFLEIVEASRVAKEVKNPFQNLLKRRNRPQLVIAVMMQVFQQFTGINAVMFYAPVLFQTLGFKSDASLYSAVITGAVNVLSTVVSIYFVDKAGRRILLLEAGVQMFLSQLVVAIVMGLRVQEHSNNLTPGLAILVVVMVCSFVSSFAWSWGPLGWLIPSETFPLEARSAGQSVTVCINMLFTFIIAQAFLSMLCHMKFGIFLFFCAWVLVMTIFVVFLIPETKGVPIEEMSERVWKQHWFWKGFMDDFEDGAKAYA